A window from Enterocloster bolteae encodes these proteins:
- the yajC gene encoding preprotein translocase subunit YajC → MTSGPMFWVLYIVLLGGMLYFMAIRPQKKEKQRQKELLESVAVGDTILTSSGFYGVIIDMTDDTVIVEFGNNKNCRIPMQKAAIIQVEKPEA, encoded by the coding sequence ATGACAAGTGGTCCGATGTTCTGGGTTCTCTATATTGTTCTTCTGGGAGGTATGTTATATTTCATGGCAATCCGTCCTCAGAAGAAGGAGAAGCAAAGACAGAAGGAATTGCTGGAAAGCGTTGCAGTTGGTGATACCATTCTCACCAGCAGCGGATTCTATGGCGTTATCATCGACATGACAGATGATACAGTCATTGTGGAATTCGGTAACAATAAAAACTGCCGTATTCCTATGCAGAAGGCTGCCATTATCCAGGTTGAAAAACCGGAAGCCTAA
- the tgt gene encoding tRNA guanosine(34) transglycosylase Tgt, translating into MKYQVITKDGRAKRARMETVHGTVETPVFMNVGTVGAIKGAVSTDDLREIGTQVELSNTYHLHVRTGDKLIREFGGLHRFMNWDRPILTDSGGFQVFSLAGLRKIKEEGVYFNSHIDGHKIFMGPEESMQIQSNLGSTIAMAFDECPPSHASDDYIRHSVERTTRWLARCKTEMERLNSLPDTVNRQQLLFGINQGGVVDEIRMEHARTIREMDLDGYAVGGLAVGESHEEMYHILDVTVPCLPEDKPVYLMGVGTPANILEAVDRGVDFFDCVYPSRNGRHGHVYTNQGKLNLFNQKYELDSRPIEEGCGCPACRSYSRAYIRHLLKAKEMLGMRLCTLHNLYFYNTMMKEIRDAIEEHRYAEYKAAKLAGMEGSGRAISTASDE; encoded by the coding sequence ATGAAATATCAAGTCATAACAAAGGACGGGCGTGCCAAGCGCGCCCGTATGGAAACAGTACACGGTACCGTGGAGACGCCTGTGTTCATGAATGTGGGAACAGTGGGCGCCATCAAGGGAGCTGTATCAACGGATGATCTGCGGGAAATCGGCACCCAGGTGGAACTGTCCAATACCTATCATCTCCACGTGCGCACCGGCGACAAGCTTATAAGGGAATTTGGCGGGCTGCACAGGTTCATGAACTGGGACCGCCCTATCCTTACGGATTCCGGCGGGTTCCAGGTATTTTCCCTGGCAGGACTGCGCAAGATTAAGGAAGAAGGGGTTTACTTTAATTCCCATATCGACGGCCACAAGATATTCATGGGGCCTGAGGAAAGCATGCAGATTCAGTCCAATCTGGGTTCCACCATTGCCATGGCGTTTGACGAATGCCCTCCCAGCCATGCAAGCGACGACTACATCCGGCATTCAGTGGAGCGCACCACCCGCTGGCTGGCGCGCTGCAAGACCGAGATGGAGCGTCTTAACTCCCTGCCGGACACGGTGAACCGTCAGCAGCTGCTGTTCGGCATCAACCAGGGCGGCGTGGTGGATGAGATACGTATGGAGCATGCAAGGACTATACGGGAAATGGACTTGGACGGTTATGCAGTGGGCGGACTGGCGGTGGGCGAGAGCCACGAGGAGATGTACCATATTCTGGATGTGACAGTGCCCTGCCTGCCTGAGGACAAGCCTGTATATCTGATGGGCGTGGGAACTCCGGCCAATATCCTGGAAGCGGTTGACCGGGGCGTGGACTTCTTTGACTGCGTATATCCATCCAGGAACGGACGCCACGGCCATGTGTACACCAACCAGGGCAAGCTGAATCTGTTTAACCAGAAATACGAGCTGGATTCCCGTCCCATAGAAGAAGGATGCGGCTGTCCTGCCTGCCGTTCATACAGCAGGGCCTATATACGCCATCTGCTGAAGGCAAAAGAAATGCTTGGAATGAGATTATGTACCTTGCATAATTTGTATTTTTATAATACAATGATGAAAGAGATTCGCGACGCCATCGAGGAACACCGTTATGCTGAGTATAAAGCGGCCAAGCTTGCCGGTATGGAAGGTTCCGGCCGTGCGATCAGTACGGCGTCTGATGAATAA